A genomic stretch from Actinomadura rubteroloni includes:
- a CDS encoding glutamate--cysteine ligase, with protein MGDRADVMAVGVEEEFHTVDLETHRLLPRADSLLQQLPAERFGAELQRSVVETNSRPFLRLLDLAEDLAALRRGVVASAEPLGLGIVAAGTVPVVDLDALKVTPDARYENMLEEYQALAREQLICGAQVHVDVGDRELAVAVAQRLTPRIPVLLALSASSPYWLGTDTGYASYRTLLWSRWPTAGPMGRFATADEYDALIADLVRSGVISDPGMIYFDVRPSAHLPTVELRLCDACPRVEDVVLLAGLFRAMVIEELDAIDAGRPCEPPRPELARSLTWRAARAGLAGELVDPDARTPVPAPVYVRRVVDALRPTLERTGDWELVSELTDAALTGGGSAARQRAAFAGGGFDGVMDLLLAKTRAHTDWAPAVGPVRPRVEVMLRGYDASADEAVVFDGTARGPYGLVLNALERLGPDGLHEREKLRDEVQRGLGMTFHVDGEKERLFPVDVIPRVIAARDWTWLQDGLVQRVRGLEAFLRDAYGEREAVRAGIVPAWALDEAPGSRADGALVPTGTVRCAVAGIDLVRDGAGRWSVLEDNLRVPSGIGYALANRWLSARVLPELMRAQPTAGPARAISVLRAALAGDAALVTVGESDAAFFEHRLLADEMDIPLVTPDQLRVDDTGVHANGHRVDVLYRRIDEDELYGACPDLLASVQRGSVRLANAPGNGIGDDKALYAFVPDLIRYYLGEEPILPNVPTYLCRDPDQRERVLEEIADLVVKPVDGYGGAGVLIGPDATAAEREEARERIRAEPARWIAQDTVRLSTHPTFHDGRLSPRVVDLRAFVTQAPDAAPEVVPIALTRVAPEGSRVVNSSRGGGSKDTWLVL; from the coding sequence ATGGGCGACCGTGCGGATGTGATGGCCGTCGGTGTGGAGGAGGAGTTCCACACCGTCGATCTTGAGACGCACCGGCTCCTGCCGCGTGCCGACAGCCTGCTGCAGCAGCTTCCGGCCGAGCGGTTCGGCGCCGAGTTGCAGCGTTCGGTGGTCGAGACGAACAGCCGTCCGTTCCTGCGGCTGCTCGACCTCGCCGAGGACCTGGCGGCGCTGCGGCGCGGGGTGGTGGCGTCGGCGGAGCCGCTCGGGCTCGGGATCGTCGCGGCGGGCACCGTTCCGGTGGTGGACCTGGACGCGCTCAAGGTCACCCCCGACGCCCGCTACGAGAACATGCTGGAGGAGTACCAGGCCCTCGCGCGCGAGCAACTGATCTGTGGCGCGCAGGTCCATGTGGACGTCGGGGACCGCGAGCTGGCCGTCGCCGTCGCGCAGCGCCTGACGCCGCGCATCCCGGTCCTGCTGGCGCTGTCGGCCAGCTCGCCGTACTGGCTCGGCACCGACACCGGCTACGCCAGCTACCGGACGCTGCTGTGGAGCCGCTGGCCCACCGCAGGCCCGATGGGACGGTTCGCGACGGCGGACGAGTACGACGCGCTGATCGCCGATCTCGTCCGGTCCGGGGTGATCAGCGACCCGGGGATGATCTATTTCGACGTGCGCCCGTCCGCGCACCTGCCGACCGTGGAGCTGCGGCTGTGCGACGCGTGCCCGCGCGTCGAGGACGTGGTGCTGCTCGCCGGCCTGTTCCGCGCGATGGTGATCGAGGAGCTGGACGCGATCGACGCGGGCCGCCCCTGCGAGCCGCCGCGGCCGGAGCTGGCGCGGTCGCTGACCTGGCGCGCCGCCCGCGCCGGGCTGGCGGGCGAGCTGGTCGACCCGGACGCGCGCACCCCGGTCCCCGCGCCCGTGTACGTACGCCGCGTGGTGGACGCGCTGCGCCCGACCCTGGAACGCACCGGCGACTGGGAACTGGTGTCGGAACTGACCGACGCGGCGCTGACCGGTGGCGGCTCGGCGGCCCGGCAGCGCGCGGCGTTCGCCGGGGGCGGGTTCGACGGCGTCATGGACCTGCTGCTCGCCAAGACCCGCGCGCACACCGACTGGGCGCCCGCCGTCGGCCCGGTCCGGCCGCGCGTGGAGGTGATGCTGCGCGGCTACGACGCGTCCGCCGACGAGGCCGTGGTGTTCGACGGGACGGCGCGCGGCCCCTACGGCCTGGTGCTGAACGCGCTGGAGCGGCTCGGCCCGGACGGCCTGCACGAGCGCGAGAAGCTGCGCGACGAGGTGCAGCGCGGCCTCGGCATGACGTTCCACGTGGACGGCGAGAAGGAGCGGCTGTTCCCGGTCGACGTGATCCCGCGCGTCATCGCGGCCCGGGACTGGACGTGGTTGCAGGACGGGCTCGTCCAGCGCGTCCGCGGCCTGGAGGCGTTCCTGCGGGACGCGTACGGCGAGCGGGAGGCGGTGCGCGCCGGGATCGTCCCGGCCTGGGCGCTGGACGAGGCGCCCGGATCGCGGGCCGACGGCGCGCTCGTCCCTACGGGGACGGTCCGGTGCGCGGTGGCGGGCATCGACCTCGTCCGGGACGGCGCGGGCCGCTGGTCCGTGCTGGAGGACAACCTTCGCGTCCCCTCCGGAATCGGGTACGCGCTGGCGAACCGGTGGCTGTCCGCGCGCGTGCTGCCCGAGCTGATGCGGGCGCAGCCGACCGCCGGCCCGGCGCGTGCGATCAGCGTGCTGCGGGCGGCGCTGGCGGGCGACGCCGCGCTGGTCACGGTCGGCGAGAGCGACGCGGCGTTCTTCGAGCACCGGCTGCTCGCGGACGAGATGGACATTCCGCTCGTCACGCCCGACCAACTGCGCGTGGACGACACCGGCGTGCACGCGAACGGCCACCGCGTCGACGTCCTCTACCGCCGCATCGACGAGGACGAGTTGTACGGCGCGTGCCCGGATCTGCTGGCGTCGGTACAGCGCGGTTCGGTCCGGCTGGCGAACGCGCCCGGCAACGGGATCGGGGACGACAAGGCGCTGTACGCGTTCGTTCCCGACCTGATCCGCTACTACTTGGGCGAGGAGCCGATCCTCCCGAACGTCCCGACCTACCTGTGCCGCGACCCCGACCAGCGCGAACGCGTGCTGGAGGAGATCGCCGACCTCGTCGTCAAGCCGGTGGACGGCTACGGCGGCGCGGGCGTCCTCATCGGCCCGGACGCGACGGCCGCCGAGCGCGAGGAGGCCCGGGAGCGCATCCGGGCCGAGCCCGCGCGGTGGATCGCGCAGGACACCGTCCGGCTCTCGACGCATCCGACGTTCCACGACGGGCGCCTCAGTCCGCGCGTCGTGGACCTGCGCGCGTTCGTCACGCAGGCGCCGGACGCCGCGCCGGAGGTCGTGCCGATCGCGCTGACCCGCGTCGCGCCCGAGGGCAGCCGGGTCGTGAACTCCTCGCGCGGCGGCGGGTCCAAGGACACCTGGCTGGTGCTGTGA
- a CDS encoding alpha/beta fold hydrolase codes for MLHFRDIHGYRRAYRILGDGPPLLLVHGIGDSSATWSSVLPLLAARHTVIAPDLLGHGASAKPRADYAIGAFACGLRDLLTTLGVDRVSVVGHSLGGGVAMQFAYQFPERCDRLALVGSAGLGREVHPAFRLVTGPGAGAGLALLTTPPVRAAVRAVLPALRALGGAGLGGDLDYVHGRYLGFADRSARLAFLRTIRAGVDLRGQAITMLDRSYLARGLPTLVVWGARDPIIPVRHAHVAHAALPGSRLEIFPRAGHFPHHDDPERFAALVAEFMTVPAAGRADWREILLRGRTTPEASSGS; via the coding sequence ATGTTGCACTTCCGGGACATCCACGGGTACCGCCGCGCCTACCGGATCCTCGGCGACGGGCCGCCGCTCCTGCTCGTCCACGGCATCGGCGACAGCTCCGCCACCTGGTCGTCGGTGCTGCCGCTGCTCGCCGCGAGGCACACCGTCATCGCGCCCGACCTCCTCGGGCACGGCGCGTCCGCCAAACCGCGCGCCGACTACGCCATCGGCGCGTTCGCGTGCGGGCTGCGCGACCTGCTCACCACGCTCGGCGTCGACCGCGTGAGCGTCGTCGGGCACTCCCTCGGCGGCGGCGTCGCCATGCAGTTCGCCTACCAGTTCCCCGAGCGCTGCGACCGGCTCGCGCTCGTCGGCAGCGCCGGGCTCGGACGCGAGGTGCATCCGGCGTTCCGGCTCGTCACCGGGCCGGGCGCCGGCGCCGGGCTGGCGCTGCTCACCACGCCGCCGGTGCGCGCGGCCGTCCGGGCGGTGCTGCCCGCGTTGCGCGCGCTCGGCGGGGCCGGGCTCGGCGGGGACCTCGACTACGTCCACGGCCGCTACCTCGGGTTCGCCGACCGGTCGGCCAGGCTCGCGTTCCTGCGGACGATCCGCGCGGGCGTCGACCTGCGCGGCCAGGCCATCACCATGCTCGACCGCAGCTACCTGGCGCGCGGCCTGCCGACGCTCGTCGTCTGGGGCGCGCGGGACCCGATCATCCCGGTGCGGCACGCGCACGTCGCGCACGCCGCGCTGCCCGGCAGCCGGCTGGAGATCTTCCCGCGCGCCGGGCACTTCCCGCACCACGACGACCCGGAGCGGTTCGCGGCGCTCGTCGCCGAGTTCATGACCGTTCCGGCCGCCGGACGCGCGGACTGGCGCGAGATCCTGCTCCGCGGACGCACGACGCCGGAGGCGTCCAGCGGGTCCTAA
- a CDS encoding lipase family protein produces the protein MTKGSMSMSTSLRRVVRSVLGSCVGVAIAATALQGTAQAAPADVTPPAQDAFYTPPSPLPQGKPGDVIRSRQSQYPTFGDAKAWQVLYRSESATGEPIAVSGTVVVPTKAWTGGGKRPLVTWGVGTRGLGDACAPSYTLATGLDYEALFVADALSRGWAVAITDMQGLGTPGQHTYEVGQSQGRAVLNIARAAERLDETGLGADAPVGIMGYSQGGTSAGWAAQLAGTYAPDLQVKGTAAGGVPADLLAVAKSLDQGPFAALMYMAAVGYDAAYPELNLQKYLNDAGKKLLADTKDLCLVSVDVLPALFNTAFKKISDFTTTNPLDQPDWQARLKENRLGGTAPSAPVFQAQAVFDEIIPFQQADTLHKEWCAKGANVTWKTYLFAEHALGMVQSEPDSMAFLADRFAGKPAQGNCAA, from the coding sequence ATGACGAAGGGTTCCATGTCGATGTCCACCAGTCTTCGCCGCGTCGTGCGGTCGGTGCTGGGCTCCTGTGTCGGCGTCGCCATCGCGGCGACCGCTCTCCAGGGGACCGCGCAGGCGGCGCCTGCCGACGTCACGCCGCCGGCCCAGGACGCGTTCTATACGCCGCCGTCTCCGCTGCCGCAGGGCAAGCCGGGTGATGTTATTCGGTCGCGGCAGTCGCAGTACCCGACGTTCGGGGACGCCAAGGCGTGGCAGGTGCTTTACCGCTCTGAGTCGGCGACGGGCGAGCCCATCGCGGTGTCCGGGACCGTCGTCGTGCCGACCAAGGCGTGGACGGGCGGCGGCAAGCGTCCGCTGGTCACGTGGGGCGTCGGGACGCGCGGGCTCGGCGACGCGTGCGCGCCGTCCTACACGCTCGCGACCGGGCTCGACTATGAGGCGCTGTTCGTCGCGGACGCGCTCAGCCGCGGCTGGGCCGTCGCGATCACCGACATGCAGGGGCTCGGGACGCCCGGCCAGCACACCTATGAGGTGGGCCAGTCGCAGGGACGGGCCGTCCTCAACATCGCGCGGGCGGCCGAGCGGCTGGACGAGACGGGCCTCGGCGCGGACGCGCCCGTCGGGATCATGGGCTACTCGCAGGGCGGGACGTCCGCCGGCTGGGCCGCGCAGCTCGCCGGGACGTACGCGCCGGATCTCCAGGTGAAGGGGACGGCGGCGGGCGGCGTCCCGGCGGACCTGCTCGCGGTCGCCAAGAGCCTGGACCAGGGCCCGTTCGCGGCGCTGATGTACATGGCGGCGGTCGGTTATGACGCGGCCTACCCCGAGCTGAACCTGCAGAAGTACCTCAACGACGCAGGGAAGAAGCTGCTCGCCGACACCAAGGACCTGTGCCTGGTGAGCGTCGACGTCCTTCCCGCGCTGTTCAACACGGCCTTCAAGAAGATCAGCGACTTCACCACCACGAACCCGCTCGACCAGCCCGACTGGCAGGCGCGGCTGAAGGAGAACCGCCTCGGCGGCACGGCGCCGTCCGCGCCGGTGTTCCAGGCGCAGGCCGTGTTCGACGAGATCATCCCGTTCCAGCAGGCCGACACGCTGCACAAGGAGTGGTGCGCCAAGGGCGCGAACGTGACCTGGAAGACCTACCTGTTCGCCGAGCACGCGCTCGGCATGGTGCAGAGCGAGCCGGATTCGATGGCCTTCCTCGCCGACCGGTTCGCGGGCAAGCCGGCGCAGGGCAACTGCGCCGCTTGA
- a CDS encoding Ig-like domain-containing protein, translating into MLRIATIGMAAALFVGTLTATPALADGTASIVLAAQAASVDPDHPTTTITGKVVAADGSPAASIPVDLSTNTGWGSVTDATTDADGAFTATLSPNGESDSVTVWADVPSLGIHSEMVAVQVVHGETQTTLLASRTDLDEGQPLTLSGQVTYQGRPLSGRAVFIDPAVDPSRCTSPMYTFRANTDAEGRFSTTIKPSCTATYVARTPAAGFYEGSTTTLPAVSVRPATTTSLSATMDAYGRFQAQGALYAASAGGDVNGKQVLLEYSPDGRTGWQTIRRMKTSQGQFSASFTVNTSGYWRARFAGDTAAAPSVSPVRKTWRWSTSMSKLKASPTRVRKNHYITVSGTLSRYYSSKKRFGAFPGQKVRIIFRFRGKKTWYHVKWVKTDSKGRYKAKVRAYGNGYFAATFAGTSDTWAAGTPNDARVTTYAVPSPGGRSGPPPIMTVLPWRDHQ; encoded by the coding sequence GTGCTTCGTATCGCCACCATCGGGATGGCGGCCGCGCTCTTCGTCGGCACACTGACGGCCACTCCCGCCCTCGCCGACGGAACGGCGTCCATCGTGCTCGCCGCTCAGGCCGCCTCCGTCGACCCCGACCACCCCACGACCACCATCACCGGGAAGGTCGTCGCCGCGGACGGATCCCCCGCCGCGAGCATCCCGGTCGACCTGTCCACGAACACCGGATGGGGCTCGGTCACCGACGCCACCACCGACGCCGACGGCGCTTTCACCGCGACGCTGAGTCCCAACGGGGAGAGCGACTCGGTAACCGTCTGGGCCGATGTGCCGTCCCTGGGGATCCACTCCGAGATGGTGGCCGTCCAGGTCGTCCACGGAGAGACGCAGACGACCCTGCTCGCGAGCCGAACCGACCTGGACGAGGGCCAGCCCCTCACCCTCAGCGGTCAGGTCACCTACCAGGGCAGGCCGCTGTCCGGACGGGCCGTCTTCATCGACCCCGCCGTCGACCCGTCCCGCTGCACCTCGCCCATGTACACCTTCCGGGCCAACACGGACGCCGAAGGCCGGTTCAGCACCACCATCAAGCCGTCCTGCACCGCGACCTACGTCGCGCGGACACCCGCCGCCGGTTTTTACGAAGGCTCCACGACGACCCTTCCCGCGGTCAGCGTCCGGCCGGCCACGACGACCTCACTGTCGGCGACCATGGACGCCTACGGACGTTTCCAGGCGCAGGGCGCCCTGTACGCGGCTTCCGCCGGCGGGGACGTGAACGGCAAGCAGGTGCTCCTCGAATACTCCCCCGACGGCCGCACAGGCTGGCAGACAATCCGCCGGATGAAGACCAGCCAGGGGCAGTTCAGCGCCTCGTTCACCGTGAACACGTCCGGCTACTGGCGAGCTCGCTTCGCCGGGGACACCGCCGCGGCCCCCTCCGTCAGCCCCGTGCGCAAGACGTGGCGATGGTCGACCTCGATGAGCAAGCTGAAGGCGTCCCCGACCAGGGTCCGCAAGAACCACTACATCACCGTCTCCGGAACACTGAGCCGCTACTACAGCAGCAAAAAGCGTTTCGGCGCGTTCCCCGGCCAGAAGGTGCGCATCATCTTCCGGTTCCGCGGCAAGAAGACCTGGTACCACGTCAAGTGGGTGAAGACCGACAGCAAGGGCCGCTACAAGGCCAAGGTCCGCGCCTACGGCAACGGCTACTTCGCCGCCACTTTCGCAGGCACCAGCGACACGTGGGCCGCCGGCACGCCCAATGACGCCCGCGTCACCACCTACGCCGTCCCGTCCCCTGGCGGCCGGTCCGGACCGCCGCCCATCATGACCGTCCTCCCGTGGCGAGACCACCAGTAG
- a CDS encoding EF-hand domain-containing protein, whose amino-acid sequence MTAISDTEAAGAFSHLDLDGDGHLSADEFITATIEYWTSPDPTASGNSWTGRPPTP is encoded by the coding sequence GTGACGGCGATCAGCGACACCGAAGCAGCCGGAGCGTTCTCCCACCTCGACCTCGACGGAGACGGCCACCTGTCCGCCGACGAATTCATCACCGCGACCATCGAATACTGGACCAGCCCCGATCCCACAGCCTCTGGAAACTCGTGGACCGGACGCCCGCCAACCCCCTGA
- a CDS encoding chorismate-binding protein: protein MPVDFPATYRAGRAASTPARSYLVDLPGMRATGFSPEMMLTASPEGRVITNPLAGTRALHGTTEDLWLWAELQTDPKEVHEHAISVKVAADELASVCTPGGITVDDFKSVKRRGSVQHCGTRVGGDLVGGRDRWDALDAAGALRTLFERNGQARLQPGTGIVAAFDPAREYEKTCEKLRSIAPYPTEPLPSDHEGQEHGTGHRATNQPGPAMGKTASGYVFDNDGAHSADQLSLLAQTLDGITRDRLTRLGLAPGWSCLEVGAGNGTIAAWLADQVGPGGHVLATDLNTTHLRTLKSQGHLRVERHDITTDDLPDKAFDLIHARLVLMHIPQRDAVLERLRRALKPGGTILLDEFDCTYAPVLSLPDGTPPGLFETFNQALIRLLTAAGADPAFGRHSHHALHRAGFTDSDIETHLNPWRGGSPGCALHHSNTLHLKEGLETHGATTNDLQALRPLLRDPRFIVSSYPIYTASARTR, encoded by the coding sequence GTGCCTGTGGACTTCCCGGCCACCTATCGGGCGGGCCGGGCGGCCAGCACCCCGGCGCGGTCGTACCTGGTCGACCTGCCGGGCATGCGGGCGACCGGATTCAGCCCCGAAATGATGCTGACCGCATCTCCCGAGGGCCGGGTCATCACCAACCCGCTCGCCGGAACGCGCGCACTCCACGGCACGACTGAGGATCTGTGGTTGTGGGCGGAGCTCCAGACCGATCCGAAAGAGGTGCACGAGCACGCCATTTCGGTCAAGGTCGCCGCCGACGAACTCGCCTCGGTCTGCACACCCGGCGGGATCACGGTCGACGATTTCAAGTCGGTCAAGCGGCGCGGCAGCGTTCAGCATTGCGGCACCCGGGTAGGCGGCGATCTGGTCGGTGGCCGCGACCGCTGGGACGCCCTCGACGCGGCCGGCGCCCTCAGAACGCTCTTCGAACGCAACGGACAGGCCCGGCTCCAGCCTGGCACCGGAATCGTCGCGGCCTTCGATCCCGCACGTGAATACGAGAAGACCTGCGAGAAGCTCCGCAGCATCGCGCCCTATCCGACCGAACCCCTACCATCCGATCACGAGGGCCAGGAGCATGGAACGGGTCACCGAGCGACGAACCAGCCAGGCCCCGCCATGGGTAAGACCGCCTCCGGGTACGTGTTCGACAACGACGGCGCCCACTCCGCAGATCAGCTCTCTCTCTTGGCCCAAACCCTCGACGGCATCACCCGCGACCGCCTGACCCGGCTCGGACTCGCCCCCGGATGGTCCTGTCTCGAAGTAGGGGCGGGCAACGGAACCATCGCCGCATGGCTCGCCGACCAGGTCGGCCCGGGCGGGCACGTCCTGGCAACCGACCTCAACACGACCCATCTCCGCACCCTCAAGTCACAAGGCCATCTGAGAGTCGAACGGCACGACATCACCACCGACGACCTCCCCGACAAAGCGTTCGACCTGATCCACGCCAGGCTCGTGCTGATGCACATCCCGCAGCGGGACGCCGTTCTGGAACGTCTGCGCCGGGCACTCAAACCAGGCGGGACAATTCTCCTCGACGAGTTCGACTGCACCTATGCGCCCGTCCTCAGCCTCCCCGATGGGACACCGCCAGGACTGTTCGAAACCTTCAACCAGGCACTGATCCGCCTGCTCACCGCAGCCGGAGCCGACCCCGCCTTCGGACGCCACAGCCACCACGCACTCCACCGCGCCGGCTTCACCGACTCCGACATCGAGACACACCTCAACCCATGGCGCGGCGGCTCACCCGGCTGCGCCCTGCACCACAGCAACACCCTCCACCTCAAAGAAGGACTGGAAACACACGGCGCGACCACCAACGACCTCCAAGCCCTCCGCCCGCTCCTGCGCGACCCGCGCTTCATCGTCAGCTCCTACCCCATCTACACCGCCAGCGCCCGAACCCGCTAG
- a CDS encoding EF-hand domain-containing protein — MEAEIIERLRTRFDTLDGNGNGFLEKDDFDDEVTRIVSVTGVAAGAPRAQLLRDAYRAYWWAMLDRLDKDGDGRISFEEYAEIVHAVDDFKSFAKARADAVDRFTDFDGDGWIERDDYLAVMVAARFDPAAAGAAYDALVPDQAGKVRAGRYADLIMEFYDTIGKAGAAQLLVPPQ, encoded by the coding sequence GTGGAGGCGGAGATCATCGAGCGGTTGCGGACCAGGTTCGACACGCTGGACGGCAATGGCAACGGGTTCCTGGAGAAGGACGATTTCGACGATGAGGTCACCCGGATCGTGTCGGTGACCGGGGTCGCGGCGGGGGCGCCCAGGGCGCAGTTGCTGCGGGACGCCTACCGGGCCTACTGGTGGGCGATGCTCGACCGGCTGGACAAGGACGGCGACGGGCGGATCAGTTTCGAGGAGTACGCCGAGATCGTCCACGCCGTTGATGACTTCAAGTCCTTCGCCAAGGCCCGGGCGGACGCGGTGGACCGGTTCACTGACTTCGACGGTGACGGCTGGATCGAGCGGGACGACTACCTGGCCGTCATGGTCGCCGCCCGATTCGACCCGGCGGCGGCCGGCGCGGCCTATGACGCGCTCGTCCCGGACCAGGCGGGCAAGGTCCGCGCTGGCAGGTACGCCGATCTGATCATGGAGTTCTACGACACGATCGGCAAGGCGGGGGCGGCGCAGCTGCTGGTGCCACCTCAGTGA
- a CDS encoding VOC family protein produces the protein MTLDCADPRTLANFYAGLTGMRELFAADEFVALTDGSGCDLGFQRVDGYRAPQWPGQDVPQQFHLDFRADDLDAMEALALELGAAKPDHQPGNGRWRVLLDPAGHPFCLTSS, from the coding sequence GTGACCCTGGACTGCGCCGACCCGCGCACCCTGGCGAACTTCTACGCTGGACTGACCGGGATGCGCGAACTCTTCGCTGCGGACGAGTTCGTCGCTCTGACGGACGGCTCCGGCTGCGATCTGGGATTCCAGAGGGTCGACGGATACCGGGCCCCGCAGTGGCCAGGTCAGGACGTGCCACAACAGTTCCACCTGGACTTCCGCGCCGACGACCTCGATGCGATGGAAGCGCTGGCACTCGAACTCGGCGCGGCCAAACCGGACCACCAGCCCGGCAACGGACGCTGGCGAGTACTCCTGGACCCGGCCGGCCACCCCTTCTGCCTGACGTCTTCCTGA
- a CDS encoding GMC oxidoreductase has protein sequence MPKHEQRPAASPAPDREESHRVVIIGAGVGGSVTAFRLARAGIDNVVLERGRRWPITPEGGTFPRIPSLDRRLLWLQGRAPRPGPRWLAHLIEAAGADALFRSTGLLDVLVTKRFSVVCGAGVGGGTLVYGGILPQPRADVFRRVFPAEIDYDELDRTYYPRARRRLMGTAFPDDLLAHPRYRSNRLWRDALEHSGLATEQVVSTYDFDVVRAELDGTATPSVTAGQYFFTGCDSGAKLSVDRTYLARAEQTGRTSVRPLHNVLDIARRRDGRYVVTAERLDTAGTPQERVALTCDRLVVAAGGVHTPRLLVTARDTGALPDLDAAVGRQWGTNGDQLPIIRTDDEPTGAPQAGPPNLLARNGDGDMLVTHGGLPLPFETKLMLCAGVGVSDRFGHWSYSTAESRARLTWDPDNDTTARRAVTDLLRPIAAHLPSGAKTVNPTAAYPLILHPLGGAAIGKATDAYGRLHGYRGLYCLDSALMPGSTAAANPVLTIAAIVERCLDHLIDEFAD, from the coding sequence ATGCCGAAGCACGAGCAGCGTCCGGCCGCGAGCCCCGCGCCGGACCGCGAGGAGAGTCACCGCGTCGTCATCATCGGGGCGGGCGTCGGCGGCAGCGTCACCGCGTTCCGGCTCGCCCGCGCCGGGATCGACAACGTCGTCCTGGAGCGCGGCCGTCGCTGGCCCATCACCCCGGAAGGCGGCACTTTCCCCCGGATCCCGTCCCTGGACCGGCGGCTGCTCTGGCTCCAGGGGCGAGCGCCGAGGCCCGGCCCGCGATGGCTCGCCCACCTCATCGAGGCCGCCGGCGCCGACGCGCTCTTCCGCTCCACCGGCCTCCTGGACGTCCTCGTCACCAAGAGGTTCTCCGTCGTCTGCGGAGCGGGCGTCGGCGGCGGAACGCTCGTCTACGGCGGGATCCTGCCCCAGCCGCGCGCCGACGTCTTCCGGCGCGTCTTCCCCGCCGAGATCGACTACGACGAACTCGACCGCACCTACTATCCGCGCGCCCGCCGTCGCCTAATGGGAACGGCGTTCCCCGACGACCTTCTCGCCCATCCCCGCTACCGATCCAACCGCCTGTGGCGGGACGCCCTGGAGCACTCGGGACTCGCGACGGAGCAGGTCGTCTCCACCTACGACTTCGACGTCGTCCGGGCCGAACTCGACGGCACCGCCACACCCTCGGTCACCGCCGGACAGTACTTCTTCACGGGCTGCGACAGCGGCGCGAAGCTCAGCGTCGACCGCACCTACCTGGCCCGCGCGGAGCAGACGGGCCGGACGTCGGTGCGCCCCCTGCACAACGTCCTCGACATCGCGCGACGCCGCGACGGCAGGTACGTGGTCACCGCCGAACGGCTCGACACCGCCGGAACGCCACAGGAGCGGGTCGCCCTGACCTGCGACCGGCTGGTCGTCGCGGCGGGCGGCGTCCACACGCCGCGCCTGCTGGTCACCGCCCGTGACACCGGCGCCCTACCGGACCTCGACGCGGCGGTGGGCCGCCAGTGGGGCACGAACGGCGACCAGCTTCCGATCATCAGAACCGACGACGAACCGACCGGCGCACCGCAGGCGGGCCCGCCGAACCTGCTGGCCCGCAACGGCGACGGCGACATGCTGGTGACCCACGGCGGGCTCCCGCTCCCCTTCGAGACGAAGCTGATGCTCTGCGCCGGAGTCGGCGTCTCCGACCGCTTCGGCCACTGGAGCTACTCCACGGCCGAAAGCCGCGCCCGGCTCACCTGGGACCCGGACAACGACACCACCGCCCGGCGCGCCGTCACCGACCTTCTGCGCCCCATCGCAGCGCACCTCCCGTCCGGCGCGAAGACGGTCAATCCCACGGCCGCATACCCCCTGATCCTGCATCCTCTCGGCGGAGCGGCGATCGGCAAGGCCACGGACGCGTACGGACGCCTGCACGGCTACCGCGGTCTCTACTGCCTCGACTCCGCCCTCATGCCCGGCTCCACCGCCGCCGCCAACCCCGTCCTGACCATCGCGGCGATCGTGGAACGCTGCCTGGACCACCTCATCGACGAGTTCGCCGACTAA